Genomic DNA from Prevotella intermedia ATCC 25611 = DSM 20706:
GTGGGGCGGCATTAGGCAAACTCTTTATGAACGGAATATTTAAAGGCGGACTGCCCGAAGCAATCCGAGAATTATACCTTCGTGAAGAAAATCTCACCTATCAGGAAATCATTGAAAGAGTTTATCGCAAGCCATTGGCGAACAGATTCTTGGCTTCTACTGCACAATTCATAAACCGACACTTGGATTTGCCCGAATTGGAAGCATTGGTACAGCAAAACTTTGAACTTTTCTTTGAACGCAATGTGTGCGAATACGCTTGTTACGGAGTAAAGAAAGTGTCGGCAATAGGCAGTATTGCCTACCATTTCCGCAATGTTTTTGAAAAGGCAACTGCAAAGTTTGGTTTTGAAGTAGATAAGGTAGAGAAGTCGCCCATTCGTGGAATGCTGGCTTATCATCAGGCCAAACAAGCATAGAAGTGTAGCTTTGTAGATAAATATATTCTGCCGAAACGCTGTCATAGAAGATATTCTGCCAATCGTTTGGCGGTTATTCATAAAATTAGTATTTTTGAAATTCAAAAGCATAAGGGCTGCATTGTTGAGTAAAAGAACATAGCTTCGATGCTTCGTACAAGCTCTTTCGGCATTTAATTATAAGATTTTAGAAAAGAAATATCAGTATGAAAAAAATAATTGCTTGTCTTGCAATCTTCGCAACCATCTTGTTTTCTTGTCCGCTTGGCAGTATTGCGCAAAACGCTGATGCAGCACAGCAGAAACCAAACGTGGAGGCAAATGCGAGCGGAGGCGCACAAAGCAGCGATGCACTCGACGCCCTCGGAGTGGAAGAAAATGCTCCGAAGGTGCAAAAAGCATCGACAGAAAGTGTAGGTTTCCACCAATCGTTGAAGCGAAAGTTCATCGACGGCAATGCAGGCTTTATGTCGCTTGTTGCCTTAGCTTTGGTGTTGGGCTTGGCTTTCTGTATAGAACGCATTATCTATCTTAGCCTTTCGGAGATTGATGCAAAGCGTTTTATGGGAAAGCTGACCGACCTGATAGTTGCAAAAGACATTGAAAAGGCGAAAGAACTTAGCAAGAACACCCGTGGCCCTGTAGCTTCTATCTGCTATCAAGGACTTCTCCGCATCGAAGGTTCTATCGAAGACATAGAGCGCAGCGTGGCTTCCTACGGCAGTGTGCAGAGTGCCAATTTGGAGAAAGGCTGTTCGTGGGTAACCCTTTTCATTGCTATGGCACCGTCGTTGGGTTTCCTCGGTACGGTAATAGGTATGGTAATGGCTTTCGACCAAATACAAGTTGCGGGCGACATCAGTCCTACCATTGTGGCTTCGGGTATGAAAGTGGCTCTGATAACCACCATCTTCGGTATCATTGTAGCTTTGGTCTTGCAAGTATTCTACAACTATATACTTTCCAAGATAGAGCATCTGACGGCTCAGATGGAAGAGTCGGCAATCTCTTTGTTAGACGCTATCATGGTGTATAAACTGAACCGATAGGCTATGAACTTAAAGAATAAATTTGCAAAATTGGCAGAAGAACGAATATCGCAGCGCGTCTTGTACCTGCTGATAGGCATTGCTGCCCTTGTTTTTGTCTTGTTCTTTTCAGTTGGTTTCTATGCTCCGTTTGCCGAAAATCCTGCTTTCAATGCGCCCTTGCTTACCGATGCCCTTATTGTCTTTATGTGGATACTTCTCGGTCTGACGGTTCTTGTCATGCTGTTGTCTGTGTTCCATACGGTGAAGACAATCTCCGTGAAACAGCGTGTAGTGAACGGAATTCCAACCTACAAAATAACGATAGCTGTTTTTGGCACTACTTTCCTGTGTCTTGTGTTGTCGTTTCTCTTCGGTTCTTCCGATTCGATGGTCATAAACGGCACAACCTACGCCGATAAGTTTTGGCTGAAAGCTTCCGATATGTTCGTTACCTCATCGCTTATATTGCTGCTTGCAGCCATTGGAGCATCTGTTTTTGGTGCAACGCGCTATTATAGGAAGAGAAAATAGATAAGCCTATGTTTAAACGTGCCAAGCGAAAAGTTCCAGGACTGAACACTTCTTCAACAGCCGATATATCGTTTATGCTGTTGATTCTTTTCCTCGTTACCACCTCAATGGAGGTAGACGAGGGCTTGGAACGCCAGCTTCCGCCTATGGAGAAAGAAAAAACAGAGGTTCCGACAATGGTTGATGCACGCTTGGTGCTGAAGTTTCAGATACTTGCCGACAATGAATTGCAGCTCAATGATAAACCGATGGCTTTGCAAACTGTAAGGCAAACGGTTGAGAACTTTGTAGCATCGAAAGGGAAAAAACACATCATTCAAATTCAGACGGATAGAAAAGCGTCTTACAACACTTATTTTTCGCTCCAAAACGAGATAGTGGCAGCCTACAACAATCTGCGGAATAAGCGTGCCGAACAACTGTATGGCAAGCAATATCAGCTTTGTACCGTTGAACAGCAGATACAGATAGCCGAGGAAATACCGCAGCGCATTTCGGAAGTTTACGAAGTAAAAGCCATCAACGGCGAGGAAGGAGGCACACGATGAGTATCTACCGACGCCACAAACGAAGTATTCCCGAACTGAATACAGCTTCTTTGCCCGACCTTATTTTTACGATTTTGTTTTTCTTTATGCTTGTTACCCACATGCGTAAAACCACTGTCAAGGTAAAGTATCAGGTGCCACAGGGCACGGAACTCACCAAGTTGGTGAAGAAGTCTGCCATATCCTACATATATATAGGTACGCCTATGAATGCTGCGGGCGCAGTTTCGGGCGATAGCTTGTGCGTGCAACTCAACGATAAGATAGTAGACTTGAAAGATGTAAAAGGCTATCTGTCTA
This window encodes:
- a CDS encoding MotA/TolQ/ExbB proton channel family protein; translated protein: MKKIIACLAIFATILFSCPLGSIAQNADAAQQKPNVEANASGGAQSSDALDALGVEENAPKVQKASTESVGFHQSLKRKFIDGNAGFMSLVALALVLGLAFCIERIIYLSLSEIDAKRFMGKLTDLIVAKDIEKAKELSKNTRGPVASICYQGLLRIEGSIEDIERSVASYGSVQSANLEKGCSWVTLFIAMAPSLGFLGTVIGMVMAFDQIQVAGDISPTIVASGMKVALITTIFGIIVALVLQVFYNYILSKIEHLTAQMEESAISLLDAIMVYKLNR
- a CDS encoding ExbD/TolR family protein — encoded protein: MFKRAKRKVPGLNTSSTADISFMLLILFLVTTSMEVDEGLERQLPPMEKEKTEVPTMVDARLVLKFQILADNELQLNDKPMALQTVRQTVENFVASKGKKHIIQIQTDRKASYNTYFSLQNEIVAAYNNLRNKRAEQLYGKQYQLCTVEQQIQIAEEIPQRISEVYEVKAINGEEGGTR
- a CDS encoding ExbD/TolR family protein, giving the protein MSIYRRHKRSIPELNTASLPDLIFTILFFFMLVTHMRKTTVKVKYQVPQGTELTKLVKKSAISYIYIGTPMNAAGAVSGDSLCVQLNDKIVDLKDVKGYLSKERLAMSAADKKQMSVSVRADKATPMGTINDLKQSLRESNVLKVNFAATFKKQQTSL